Sequence from the Candoia aspera isolate rCanAsp1 chromosome 7, rCanAsp1.hap2, whole genome shotgun sequence genome:
GACCTTGAAGAGATGCCAATTGATAAAATGTTGGATCTGAGTGGCAGGCAAGTGAGACGGTTTCCTGTGTGTGTTTGCTCTTTCAGGGAGCTGGTCAAGCTGTACCTGAGCAACAACAAGCTGAATCATCTGCCCCCTGAGCTAGAACAGTTACAGAACCTTCAGATCTTGGCACTGGATTTCAACAACTTCCACACACTACCCCAAGTGGTGTGTACCTTGAAACAGCTGTGTATCCTTTATCTGGGCAATAATAAACTGGGAGACCTGCCTGCAGAGATGCATCAGCTCCAAAACCTCAAGACTTTATGGATCGAATCCAACCGCCTGCACCACCTGCCCAATGTGGTGTGTGAGCTGAAGCACCTCAAGACGCTGCATGCTGGATCCAATGCACTGCGCGTTCTGCCTGGACAGCTACAGTATCTGAAGGAATTGCGTACTATCTGGCTCTCCAGCAACTTGCTGGCCAATTTCCCACCAGTGCTTCTGCACATGCCCTTCCTGGAAGTGATTGATGTGGACTGCAATGCCATTCATGATTTCCCCGACCTTGTCCACCTGAGTGGTTTGAAATTGGTGATCTATGACCACAACC
This genomic interval carries:
- the LRRC10 gene encoding leucine-rich repeat-containing protein 10; protein product: MGNSLRAIIAFLPSDECQKYILGDLEEMPIDKMLDLSGRQVRRFPVCVCSFRELVKLYLSNNKLNHLPPELEQLQNLQILALDFNNFHTLPQVVCTLKQLCILYLGNNKLGDLPAEMHQLQNLKTLWIESNRLHHLPNVVCELKHLKTLHAGSNALRVLPGQLQYLKELRTIWLSSNLLANFPPVLLHMPFLEVIDVDCNAIHDFPDLVHLSGLKLVIYDHNPCRNAPKVAKGVHRVGRWSEESPEPRKRSGMNKDKGIEDINCLLPPPPPLSCKQSN